From Flavobacterium arcticum, the proteins below share one genomic window:
- a CDS encoding TonB-dependent receptor, whose protein sequence is MIKFFTSMLLLVSTVSFAQNIRIEGTLKDDQGIGLEMANVMAINKVTNAMDSYAITNDAGKYQLSLKPNTTYIVKASYIGYTTFEEEITTGTDNIVKDITLNEGVELQGVEIVHEMPVTIKGDTIVYNSDSFTNGSERKLEDILKKLPGVEVNDDGEVEVEGKKVGKLMVEGKDFFDGDTKLGVKNIPADAVSKIEVLRNYSEVGQLSGVQNNQDNLAMNIKLKDGKKNFWFGNITAGASIGDGDRYIAAPKIFYYNPEYTFNFIGNMNNTGELPLTMRDYFNLTGGFRNVMKKGGTSFNVGSNSLGLSLMRNNRAKEIETKFGAANFSYNPTKSWTISGFAIINSSDTEMETVSRTTLLNTETGDPETIQDVEETSQQTNEFALVKLSSSYKPNKNLQFDYDFLLKTSNQEEANGLFSVVTPETAQSQNVYTNKKQKPFSFNQNLNLYYTLDDKNIFAFEAQHLYQDEDPLYSANLGNNPFPDVAGSDPSLSLGLLEADRYNVNQNRFVTTNKLDAKLDYYYMVNAKSSLNLTLGNTYSYQNFNSSMFQLLDDGDTNNMSDNTKNDVNYVFNDVFLGVHYRFIKGKFEFNPGVSLHSYTTYNDQLDNKVSNNFTRVLPDFFAQFQIKKMERLIYNYSMTTSFTDVSDFARGLVLNSYKSLFQGNPNLDNGLYQNHSLTYFKYNMFNFTQLYGNVNYTRQMDAIKSLSSFSGINQIGTVANSNFADESFTASGGYNRSFARFYKAGFNASVAWSKFNNFRNDGQNTSEPATIENAVRQVNEQFTQSYKTSFSTNYKTVPNLEVGYSISINDYADSKFYNSKPFANINYFFWDAFTVKVDYEYNHYYNSDKTSDNEYDFLSAEIMYRKKDSHWEFKVSGTNLLDTTSLNDDSFNQFSTYTSRYTVQPRYLLLNIRYNL, encoded by the coding sequence ATGATTAAATTCTTCACATCAATGTTACTGTTAGTATCAACAGTTTCATTTGCACAAAATATACGAATAGAAGGCACACTTAAAGACGATCAAGGTATAGGGCTTGAAATGGCTAATGTAATGGCTATAAATAAAGTTACTAATGCTATGGACTCTTATGCTATTACTAATGATGCAGGTAAATATCAATTGTCGTTAAAGCCTAATACAACCTATATTGTTAAAGCTAGTTACATTGGTTATACAACCTTTGAAGAAGAAATTACAACAGGTACTGATAATATTGTTAAAGACATTACACTTAATGAGGGGGTAGAACTTCAGGGCGTAGAGATAGTACACGAAATGCCTGTAACCATAAAAGGCGATACTATAGTATATAATTCAGACTCGTTTACAAACGGTTCTGAACGTAAGCTAGAAGATATACTTAAAAAACTACCAGGTGTTGAAGTAAATGATGATGGAGAAGTAGAGGTAGAAGGCAAGAAGGTAGGCAAGCTGATGGTAGAGGGTAAAGATTTTTTTGATGGAGATACCAAGTTAGGTGTAAAAAATATTCCTGCTGATGCAGTTAGTAAGATAGAAGTACTGCGTAATTATAGCGAAGTAGGGCAGCTTAGCGGTGTGCAAAACAATCAAGATAACCTAGCAATGAATATTAAGCTAAAAGATGGTAAAAAGAACTTTTGGTTTGGTAATATAACTGCAGGTGCCAGTATTGGTGATGGCGATCGTTATATCGCAGCGCCAAAAATATTTTACTACAACCCAGAATACACGTTCAATTTTATTGGAAACATGAATAATACAGGCGAATTACCATTAACAATGCGAGATTATTTTAATCTTACAGGTGGTTTTCGAAATGTAATGAAAAAAGGAGGTACATCATTTAATGTTGGCTCTAATAGCTTAGGACTTTCTTTAATGCGAAATAATAGAGCAAAAGAGATAGAAACTAAATTTGGTGCTGCCAATTTTAGTTATAACCCTACAAAAAGCTGGACAATTAGTGGTTTTGCTATAATTAATTCTAGTGATACAGAAATGGAAACCGTGAGTCGCACTACGTTGCTTAATACAGAAACAGGCGACCCTGAAACAATACAAGATGTAGAAGAGACATCGCAACAAACAAATGAGTTTGCTCTTGTAAAGCTTAGTTCTTCGTATAAACCAAATAAGAATTTGCAGTTTGATTATGATTTTTTACTAAAAACATCTAATCAAGAAGAAGCTAACGGTTTATTTTCGGTGGTAACACCCGAAACAGCGCAGAGTCAGAATGTTTATACCAATAAAAAGCAAAAGCCTTTTTCGTTTAACCAAAACTTGAATTTATATTACACGCTTGACGATAAGAATATATTTGCTTTTGAGGCACAACACTTATACCAAGACGAAGATCCATTGTATAGTGCTAATCTGGGCAATAACCCTTTTCCAGATGTTGCAGGTAGCGATCCTTCACTTTCATTGGGATTACTAGAAGCAGATAGGTATAATGTAAATCAAAACAGATTTGTAACTACCAATAAACTAGATGCTAAACTAGATTATTACTACATGGTTAATGCAAAAAGCAGTCTTAACCTTACGTTAGGTAATACCTATTCCTACCAAAATTTCAATTCTTCGATGTTTCAGTTGTTAGATGATGGTGATACTAATAACATGAGTGATAATACAAAAAATGATGTTAACTATGTTTTTAATGATGTTTTCCTCGGGGTGCATTATAGGTTTATAAAAGGTAAGTTTGAATTTAACCCTGGTGTTAGCTTACATAGTTATACTACCTATAACGATCAGTTAGATAATAAAGTTAGTAATAACTTTACTAGAGTGTTGCCTGATTTTTTTGCACAATTTCAGATAAAGAAAATGGAAAGATTGATATACAACTATTCTATGACTACTAGTTTTACAGATGTATCTGATTTTGCAAGAGGGCTAGTACTTAATAGTTATAAATCATTGTTTCAGGGAAACCCTAATTTAGATAACGGTTTATATCAAAATCATTCTCTTACATACTTTAAGTATAATATGTTCAACTTTACTCAACTCTACGGTAATGTAAACTATACCCGCCAGATGGATGCTATAAAAAGCCTTTCTTCTTTTAGTGGAATCAACCAGATAGGTACAGTAGCAAACTCTAATTTTGCCGATGAAAGTTTTACCGCTTCTGGAGGATATAACAGGAGTTTTGCCCGATTTTATAAAGCAGGATTTAATGCAAGTGTCGCATGGAGTAAGTTTAATAATTTTAGGAATGATGGGCAAAATACATCAGAACCTGCTACTATAGAAAATGCCGTTAGACAGGTAAACGAGCAGTTTACACAAAGCTATAAAACAAGTTTTTCTACTAATTATAAAACAGTACCTAATCTAGAAGTAGGATATTCAATTAGTATTAATGATTATGCCGACAGTAAATTTTATAACAGTAAACCATTTGCTAATATCAACTACTTTTTTTGGGATGCATTCACGGTAAAAGTTGATTATGAATACAATCATTATTACAACAGCGACAAGACATCAGATAACGAGTATGACTTTTTGAGTGCAGAGATAATGTATCGCAAAAAAGACAGTCACTGGGAATTTAAAGTGAGCGGAACAAACCTGCTTGATACCACATCACTTAATGATGATAGTTTTAATCAGTTCTCTACCTATACTTCGCGCTATACAGTACAGCCACGTTACTTACTACTAAACATAAGGTATAATTTATAA
- a CDS encoding PorV/PorQ family protein translates to MINRITVLCLLFCTVKVFSQSNNQTSSPYSLFGLGRLNEAGVGKTNALGKSGIAFSSETELNNLNPASYAGIFKNSFLFDIGIKGEKNNMATIDDQKSTTTYNFSNISMAIGLTDKSAIGFSLSPYSDVGYFLQGVTGSVEGNADTYSSDIEGSGGLNNAMLTYGRKFNNKLNLGVNASYYFGNIEETEVITINNDYLSINEKSYYRGIRFGVGAQYKVNEKLDIASVINLPVSLSGKQDRLVNKIVDYYSAEVEDIGGRSISSFKLPLEFTIGAKYVFADVLTVNADYKRSFWNATDMEDNLGSFTDQDFIGVGFEYFRNKNRYSYFDQVRYRLGFNADNGYLEVGGARVKNVAFTSGIGLPIRGSGNSFLNLSYSYGQRGVITTTLTEEKYHLFTVNISLSDIWFKKRKYD, encoded by the coding sequence ATGATAAATAGAATAACGGTACTGTGTTTACTGTTTTGTACTGTCAAAGTGTTTTCACAATCCAATAATCAAACAAGTTCTCCTTATTCTCTTTTTGGCTTAGGTAGGCTAAACGAAGCAGGGGTTGGTAAAACAAATGCGTTAGGCAAAAGCGGTATTGCATTTTCTAGCGAAACGGAGCTTAATAACCTTAATCCTGCATCTTATGCTGGTATTTTTAAAAACTCATTTCTCTTTGATATAGGTATAAAGGGAGAGAAAAATAATATGGCTACTATTGATGACCAAAAAAGCACAACAACGTATAATTTTTCTAATATAAGTATGGCAATAGGTCTTACAGATAAATCTGCAATAGGTTTTTCATTATCCCCATATTCTGATGTCGGTTATTTTTTGCAAGGTGTAACAGGATCAGTAGAAGGTAATGCAGACACCTACTCGAGCGATATAGAAGGCTCGGGTGGGCTTAATAATGCGATGTTAACCTATGGAAGAAAATTTAATAACAAGCTAAATTTGGGTGTTAATGCGAGTTACTATTTTGGCAATATAGAAGAAACTGAAGTAATTACTATTAATAACGATTACCTGTCTATAAACGAAAAAAGTTATTACAGAGGTATTCGTTTTGGAGTAGGAGCTCAATATAAGGTGAACGAAAAATTAGATATAGCATCAGTAATTAATCTTCCTGTATCGCTTTCAGGTAAGCAGGATAGATTGGTAAATAAGATCGTAGATTATTATAGTGCAGAGGTTGAAGATATAGGCGGTAGAAGTATATCAAGTTTTAAGCTCCCTTTAGAGTTTACTATTGGAGCAAAATATGTTTTTGCAGATGTACTTACTGTAAATGCCGATTATAAACGTTCTTTTTGGAATGCTACTGATATGGAAGATAACTTAGGGAGTTTTACAGATCAAGATTTTATAGGCGTCGGTTTTGAATATTTTAGAAATAAAAATAGATATAGTTACTTTGATCAGGTACGGTACAGGTTAGGCTTTAATGCAGATAACGGTTATCTAGAAGTGGGAGGAGCAAGAGTTAAAAATGTTGCTTTTACCTCAGGAATAGGACTACCAATTAGAGGTTCGGGGAACTCGTTTCTTAACCTGTCTTATAGCTACGGACAAAGAGGTGTTATAACAACAACACTTACCGAAGAAAAATACCATCTTTTTACAGTAAATATAAGCCTCTCAGATATTTGGTTTAAAAAAAGAAAATATGATTAA
- a CDS encoding GLPGLI family protein encodes MKKITSFLIAIIATIGVQAQDFQGMAVYESKTSLDEDMSRFGNREITPEMKKMIEERMKQMLEKTFILNFDKTASIYQEEEKLDSPNQGGGRMRMMMSSMTGGGGKHYKNIKDKVFLIEKEIFGKEFLVTDTLPKIVWKMEGESKKIGNYTCYKATAIVPVDKSNMMNFRPKKGAEQEMEAKNEEEQKSTNFMDMIEMPTEKTITAWYAPEIPISQGPENYWGLPGLILEVSDGKTTMLCSKVVLNVKEKAAIKAPKKGEKVTQAEFEEIMTKKIQEMREMYQGQGGRGGRMRG; translated from the coding sequence ATGAAAAAAATCACAAGTTTTTTAATTGCAATTATAGCGACTATAGGCGTACAGGCTCAAGATTTTCAAGGAATGGCAGTATATGAGTCTAAAACTAGCCTTGACGAAGATATGTCAAGGTTTGGTAATAGAGAAATTACTCCAGAGATGAAAAAAATGATAGAAGAGCGTATGAAACAAATGCTCGAAAAAACATTTATACTCAACTTTGATAAAACAGCATCAATATACCAAGAAGAAGAAAAACTAGATTCACCTAATCAAGGCGGAGGCAGGATGCGAATGATGATGTCATCTATGACAGGTGGTGGAGGTAAACACTATAAAAATATAAAGGATAAAGTGTTTCTTATAGAAAAGGAAATTTTTGGGAAAGAATTTCTAGTTACCGATACATTGCCAAAAATTGTCTGGAAAATGGAAGGTGAGAGCAAGAAGATAGGAAACTATACTTGTTATAAAGCAACAGCAATAGTACCTGTAGATAAATCGAATATGATGAATTTTCGTCCTAAGAAAGGTGCAGAGCAAGAAATGGAAGCCAAAAACGAAGAGGAACAAAAGAGTACCAACTTTATGGATATGATAGAAATGCCAACAGAGAAAACAATAACGGCATGGTATGCTCCCGAAATACCTATAAGTCAAGGTCCTGAAAATTACTGGGGGCTGCCAGGACTTATACTCGAAGTATCAGACGGAAAAACAACTATGTTATGCTCTAAAGTGGTACTTAACGTAAAAGAAAAAGCAGCAATAAAAGCGCCTAAAAAAGGAGAAAAGGTAACGCAGGCAGAGTTTGAAGAAATTATGACAAAAAAAATACAAGAAATGCGTGAAATGTATCAAGGTCAAGGTGGTCGAGGTGGTCGTATGAGAGGTTAA
- a CDS encoding Kelch repeat-containing protein encodes MKKHFLKRNNTLFFGLALCTAFVTSCSSDDSSKLGNWITGTVFDGAPRSSAVSFMIGDYGYAGTGYDGDYYLNDFWQYDINGGYWVQKADFPGEGRSSAVGFSVNNAGYIGTGYNGTDELGDFYEYNPSDNSWEQIADFGGTTRRAAVGFGSATSGYVGSGFDGDNDKKDFWKYNPSTDTWEEMFGFGGNKRREGVTFTIGTNVYFGTGSSNGLNVDDFWVFDTNTETWTKLKDLDDDDNYTVERSNAVGFSIGSYGYIAGGDANSVWEYDPANDDWDEKTNFEGTPRQDGAAFNTDSRAFIFLGKYGNYYFDDMYEFRPFEEYDDED; translated from the coding sequence ATGAAAAAGCACTTTTTAAAAAGAAATAACACACTGTTTTTTGGTCTAGCATTATGTACAGCATTTGTAACAAGCTGCTCTAGCGACGATAGTAGCAAATTAGGTAACTGGATTACAGGAACTGTTTTTGATGGCGCACCTAGAAGTAGTGCTGTATCTTTCATGATAGGCGACTATGGCTATGCAGGAACAGGTTATGATGGCGATTATTACCTTAACGATTTTTGGCAATATGATATAAATGGTGGTTACTGGGTACAAAAAGCTGATTTTCCTGGTGAAGGCAGAAGCTCTGCCGTAGGATTTTCTGTAAATAATGCAGGATACATTGGTACAGGATATAATGGTACAGATGAACTTGGCGATTTTTATGAGTATAATCCTAGTGATAACTCATGGGAGCAAATAGCCGACTTTGGTGGTACTACAAGACGCGCAGCAGTAGGCTTTGGCTCTGCTACAAGTGGCTATGTAGGATCTGGATTTGATGGTGATAATGATAAAAAAGACTTTTGGAAATACAACCCAAGTACTGATACTTGGGAAGAAATGTTTGGTTTTGGCGGTAATAAAAGAAGAGAAGGTGTAACTTTTACCATTGGTACAAATGTATATTTTGGCACAGGGTCTTCTAACGGGTTAAATGTTGATGACTTTTGGGTATTTGACACTAATACTGAAACATGGACAAAACTAAAAGACTTAGACGACGATGATAATTATACCGTAGAAAGATCTAACGCTGTAGGATTCTCTATAGGCAGTTATGGTTACATCGCTGGTGGTGATGCAAATAGTGTATGGGAATATGACCCAGCTAATGATGATTGGGATGAAAAGACTAACTTTGAAGGCACTCCGAGACAAGATGGCGCAGCGTTTAATACAGATTCAAGAGCATTTATATTTTTAGGTAAATATGGCAATTATTACTTTGATGATATGTATGAGTTTAGACCTTTTGAAGAATATGACGATGAAGATTAA
- a CDS encoding DUF4270 family protein has protein sequence MMNRLYSVICCCSIFIALMFVSCNNDIVDDAYDPGEGFTESNVRIVVVDTFDIRMSTFRYDSIINEGQNRVLVGRYSDPYFGVIKATAFADFTPETYSLDEEATFDSIAVSLKYDGFYYNDTLLQKTIKIQELTKEIRYKNNESYFYNTSDIESSNTIIGQKTFYPRISNDSIAIRLTDAFGQNLFDKIQSNIINDQEQFTDYFKGLKIAPDDTEDASIIAFNIAETYIRIYYSLPDQSSSESEFMDLNFRTNSNKKFFSKIESDRNGTPLENVNGKENEATSASLNDLTYIQSGIGITTKVTFPNIRDVRYINNNNGSIFKANLKIKLNSAYYDKKVYPSDSLYVYVLDQNNDILAPLYNSGGDIVAGYIDYSDEEINEVYLYVPVEAFLEKVITNSTYLNYGLTFIPLHFNSATERLILNGENNSDYESRLELTYIIYDK, from the coding sequence ATGATGAACAGATTATATAGTGTTATTTGTTGTTGTTCTATATTTATTGCACTCATGTTTGTGTCGTGTAATAACGATATAGTTGATGATGCTTATGACCCAGGCGAAGGTTTTACGGAGAGTAATGTAAGGATTGTAGTTGTTGATACCTTTGATATTAGGATGAGCACCTTTAGGTATGATAGTATAATAAATGAAGGACAAAATAGAGTTTTGGTAGGTCGATATTCTGATCCGTATTTTGGAGTAATAAAAGCTACTGCTTTTGCCGATTTTACACCTGAAACTTATAGTTTAGATGAAGAGGCTACTTTTGATAGTATTGCAGTTAGCCTAAAATATGATGGGTTTTATTATAACGACACCCTGTTACAAAAAACAATTAAAATACAAGAGCTTACCAAAGAGATTAGATATAAGAATAATGAGAGTTATTTTTATAATACTTCTGATATTGAATCGAGCAATACTATAATAGGACAAAAAACATTTTATCCTAGAATAAGCAATGACTCTATAGCAATACGACTGACTGATGCTTTTGGGCAAAATCTATTTGACAAGATACAGAGTAATATAATTAACGATCAAGAGCAATTTACCGACTATTTTAAAGGATTGAAAATAGCTCCTGACGATACTGAGGATGCTTCTATAATAGCATTTAATATTGCCGAAACCTATATAAGGATATACTATTCACTTCCAGATCAGTCAAGCTCAGAGAGTGAGTTTATGGATTTAAATTTTAGGACGAATTCGAATAAAAAATTTTTCAGCAAAATAGAAAGTGATAGAAATGGCACCCCATTAGAGAATGTAAACGGAAAGGAAAACGAAGCAACTTCTGCAAGTTTAAATGACTTAACCTATATACAATCAGGTATTGGGATAACCACTAAAGTTACTTTCCCTAATATTCGTGATGTTCGGTATATAAATAATAACAACGGTTCTATCTTTAAAGCTAATCTTAAAATAAAGCTTAATAGTGCCTACTATGATAAAAAGGTATACCCCAGTGACTCACTTTATGTATATGTACTAGATCAGAATAATGACATACTTGCCCCACTGTATAATAGTGGAGGGGATATAGTAGCTGGATATATAGATTATAGTGACGAGGAGATAAATGAAGTATACCTTTATGTACCTGTCGAAGCCTTTTTAGAAAAAGTAATTACCAATAGTACTTACCTTAATTACGGGTTAACATTTATTCCGTTACACTTCAATTCTGCAACAGAAAGACTCATTTTAAATGGCGAAAATAATAGCGATTACGAATCGAGGCTAGAATTAACTTATATTATATATGATAAATAG
- a CDS encoding sensor histidine kinase, translating into MHYFVAAAIILVVFTFLFTNYFDHFTPNKEMKEVMEKRLPRMKKPEGGLFFMRFFPNVIMIILHLAFSAMFKIYVEWNDSFKKQQVAETEKKISELNFLKAQLNPHFFFNSLNTIFSLAIKKSDKTSVAVLNLSDLMRYMLYETNKEMVLLNEELLYIENYIELQKLRLTENNKIEYEVIGNPNGIKIPPLLFISFIENAFKHGISTATNSEIYIKFNISKKEIHFFIVNDINKQPKNDEASGLGMENTLKRIALYFPESHTLKTYVEDNKFYVDLNLKLNEN; encoded by the coding sequence TTGCATTATTTTGTTGCAGCGGCTATTATACTTGTAGTTTTCACCTTTTTGTTCACAAACTACTTTGATCATTTCACCCCAAATAAAGAGATGAAAGAAGTAATGGAGAAGAGACTACCTCGAATGAAAAAACCAGAGGGAGGACTATTCTTTATGCGGTTTTTTCCTAATGTGATAATGATTATACTACACCTTGCATTTAGTGCAATGTTTAAAATATATGTAGAATGGAATGATAGCTTTAAAAAACAACAAGTGGCTGAAACGGAGAAAAAAATATCTGAGCTCAACTTTTTAAAAGCGCAATTAAACCCGCATTTCTTTTTCAATTCGCTCAATACCATATTTTCTTTGGCTATTAAAAAGTCAGATAAAACATCTGTAGCAGTTCTAAACCTTTCTGACTTGATGCGCTATATGCTTTATGAAACCAATAAAGAAATGGTATTACTAAACGAAGAGCTTTTGTATATAGAAAACTATATTGAGTTGCAAAAACTCCGCCTTACAGAAAATAATAAAATAGAATATGAGGTAATAGGAAACCCCAATGGCATAAAGATACCTCCGTTACTTTTTATCTCGTTTATAGAAAATGCTTTTAAACATGGTATAAGTACCGCTACAAATAGCGAAATTTATATTAAATTTAATATCTCTAAAAAAGAAATACATTTTTTTATCGTTAACGATATCAATAAGCAACCAAAAAATGATGAGGCTTCGGGACTTGGTATGGAAAACACACTTAAAAGAATAGCACTCTATTTTCCTGAAAGTCATACCCTAAAAACGTATGTAGAAGACAATAAATTTTATGTAGATTTAAACCTAAAACTTAATGAAAATTAA
- a CDS encoding DUF4907 domain-containing protein: MKLYCKTIAIMLLLCSCNTKKKGDLKSIIYPVENGYGYKITHNNKILINQAHIPSIEGNKVFCDSIDAAKTASFVKELIKSKKSPTITKADLTALNIKTKC; encoded by the coding sequence ATGAAACTTTATTGTAAAACAATAGCTATTATGCTACTACTATGTTCATGTAATACCAAAAAAAAAGGTGATTTAAAAAGTATTATATATCCTGTAGAAAATGGGTATGGTTATAAAATAACCCATAACAACAAAATACTCATTAACCAAGCACATATACCAAGTATTGAGGGCAATAAAGTTTTTTGTGATAGTATTGATGCAGCAAAAACAGCTAGCTTTGTAAAGGAGCTAATAAAAAGTAAAAAATCGCCTACTATTACCAAAGCTGATTTGACAGCGTTAAATATAAAAACGAAATGCTAA
- a CDS encoding LytR/AlgR family response regulator transcription factor produces the protein MKIKTVIIDDEPLAIDVIKNYCDTISDIEVLNCFTNPVEAMGFINKNSVDLIFIDIEMPLLSGIEFINTLKLKCQFIFTTAYPQFAIDGFELEAADYLIKPISYIRFLKAFNKVNKTTSNQSFTTSPPTFESSNNDDFLFIKSEHESIKVFISDIKYIEGLKDYLKVNLSNGKYILTLSNFKNMMGKLPEKSFIRVHNSYIVNLKYITSVQRNRILINESRIPISESYKKSFFERINI, from the coding sequence ATGAAAATTAAAACAGTTATAATAGATGACGAGCCACTGGCAATAGATGTTATAAAAAACTATTGCGACACTATTTCGGACATCGAGGTACTTAATTGTTTTACCAATCCTGTAGAGGCAATGGGGTTTATTAATAAAAACAGTGTCGATCTTATTTTTATTGATATCGAAATGCCACTGTTGTCTGGTATCGAGTTTATAAATACTTTAAAACTAAAATGCCAATTTATTTTCACCACCGCCTATCCGCAATTTGCTATCGATGGTTTTGAGCTCGAAGCTGCAGATTATCTTATAAAACCTATATCGTATATCCGTTTTTTAAAAGCGTTTAATAAAGTTAATAAAACAACATCAAATCAATCTTTTACTACAAGTCCTCCAACGTTTGAAAGTAGTAATAATGATGACTTTTTATTTATCAAATCAGAACACGAAAGCATCAAAGTATTCATATCTGACATCAAATATATAGAAGGGCTAAAAGACTATCTTAAAGTTAACCTGAGTAATGGTAAATACATTCTTACATTATCTAACTTTAAGAATATGATGGGCAAATTGCCTGAAAAATCATTCATTCGAGTACACAATTCTTATATAGTAAATCTTAAGTACATTACATCGGTACAACGCAATCGTATACTAATTAACGAATCTAGAATACCAATTAGCGAATCGTACAAAAAGAGCTTTTTTGAACGTATAAATATATAA
- a CDS encoding deoxynucleoside kinase, which translates to MHIAVAGNIGAGKTTLTELLAKHFKWEPHYEDVVDNPYLDDFYHQMERWSFNLQIYFLNSRFNQILQIRESGKNIIQDRTIYEDSHIFAPNLHAMGLMSNRDFNNYKSLFELMEGFVGAPDLLIYLRSSIPNLVKQIHSRGRDYENSISIDYLSRLNERYEAWAQGYDKGKLLILDVDNLDFVNNPEDLGTIINKIDAELNGLF; encoded by the coding sequence ATGCATATAGCTGTAGCCGGAAATATTGGTGCCGGAAAGACCACGTTAACAGAATTATTAGCTAAACATTTTAAATGGGAACCGCATTATGAAGATGTAGTTGACAATCCTTACTTAGATGATTTTTATCATCAAATGGAGCGATGGTCGTTTAACCTACAAATTTACTTTCTTAACAGCCGTTTTAACCAGATATTACAAATACGCGAAAGCGGAAAGAACATTATACAGGATAGAACCATATATGAGGACTCCCATATATTTGCACCCAACCTACACGCTATGGGACTAATGAGTAACAGGGATTTTAATAACTACAAATCGCTGTTTGAACTAATGGAAGGTTTTGTAGGAGCTCCTGATTTACTTATTTACCTGCGCAGCTCGATACCCAACTTGGTAAAACAAATACACAGCCGAGGGCGCGATTATGAAAACTCTATCTCGATAGATTACCTAAGCCGTCTTAACGAGCGCTATGAAGCATGGGCACAAGGGTATGATAAAGGCAAACTACTAATACTAGACGTAGATAACCTTGACTTTGTAAATAACCCCGAAGATTTAGGTACTATCATCAATAAAATTGACGCGGAATTGAATGGATTGTTTTAA
- a CDS encoding DUF6268 family outer membrane beta-barrel protein, whose protein sequence is MSRLFTVLFLLVFATQSYSQETVNTIKYNYNAFYDGNNTALVNHNATLNYKQKLSNSRITYTGTFNAYNFEYTGTNMPFTTVGIENINSLELDIMYSQNISNNWSATAAIAPTVVADFGNILTSKDVYLGFFAGANYITSDKKSSLNFGVGYKGYFGKYRLLPIINFSKKVNEKLSYTLGIPATSLTYNINQKHRIKSEIAVDGFYSKIRGDNYFYTSGGGQDTEFKINALQMVMVTGGIEYNYISSESWIASFKVGHNIYSSLDAIDDQDNEHEISFNNDINISVGFIYNINFN, encoded by the coding sequence ATGTCGAGATTATTTACTGTTCTATTCTTATTGGTATTTGCAACACAAAGTTATTCGCAAGAAACAGTAAACACTATAAAGTATAATTATAATGCTTTTTATGATGGTAATAATACTGCATTAGTAAACCATAATGCAACATTAAATTATAAACAAAAACTATCTAATAGCAGGATTACATATACAGGAACTTTTAATGCTTATAACTTTGAATATACAGGGACAAATATGCCATTTACTACTGTAGGTATAGAAAATATAAATTCGCTTGAACTAGATATAATGTATAGCCAAAATATAAGCAACAACTGGAGCGCTACAGCCGCTATTGCCCCCACGGTTGTTGCCGATTTTGGCAACATCCTAACATCAAAAGACGTATACCTTGGTTTTTTTGCAGGAGCAAACTATATAACTAGCGATAAAAAATCCAGTTTAAATTTTGGAGTTGGATATAAAGGTTATTTTGGCAAATACAGACTATTACCAATAATAAACTTTAGTAAAAAAGTAAACGAAAAGCTGTCTTATACACTAGGTATTCCTGCAACCAGCCTAACGTATAATATAAACCAAAAGCACCGTATAAAATCAGAAATCGCGGTTGATGGATTCTATTCTAAAATAAGAGGTGACAATTATTTTTATACTTCGGGAGGAGGGCAGGATACCGAATTTAAAATTAATGCATTGCAAATGGTTATGGTTACAGGAGGTATTGAATACAACTATATATCTAGCGAAAGCTGGATAGCCTCTTTTAAAGTAGGACATAATATATATAGCAGTCTTGATGCTATTGATGATCAAGACAATGAACATGAAATAAGTTTTAATAACGATATAAACATATCTGTAGGTTTTATATATAATATAAATTTTAATTAA